Proteins from one Impatiens glandulifera chromosome 2, dImpGla2.1, whole genome shotgun sequence genomic window:
- the LOC124926678 gene encoding NAD(P)H-quinone oxidoreductase subunit U, chloroplastic, whose translation MAAVSTPASTFCILSHKQNTFSLSKNSSPCIFLSRSSTIHDLALRRSVRVKGSSDEADTATDSTGETEMETPIDVIEAENNRYSLISALNVERAIRGIPITDVDHYGRLGIPMGSAYEQVTIAYKRKLDELMNQKLEADELSQKLELLKESHGILSIPEERRLYDWSLARNEKTNTYSWPFEVDLTQSPPILQEPPPVQLPENEEPTRLLGYFILAWLVLSFILSSGLNR comes from the exons ATGGCGGCGGTTTCAACCCCAGCATCAACATTTTGCATACTCAGCCACAAACAGAACACATTTTCGCTTTCAAAAAACAGCAGTCCCTGTATATTCCTTTCTCGATCTTCAACAATACACGATTTAGCGTTACGCCGTTCTGTCAGAGTCAAAGGAAGCAGCGATGAAGCTGATACAGCTACGGATTCAACTGGAGAAACTGAGATGGAGACTCCGATTGATGTTATAGAAGCGGAGAACAATCGATATTCACTCATCTCTGCTTTGAATGTTGAAAGAGCGATTCGCGGCATCC CTATCACAGATGTAGATCATTATGGTAGACTTGGAATTCCCATGGGATCTGCTTATGAACAG GTTACAATTGCATataagagaaagttagacgaaTTAATGAACCAAAAGCTTGAAGCGGATGAACTCTCCCAGAAACTGGAGCTGTTGAAG GAATCACACGGAATATTGTCAATTCCAGAGGAGAGAAGATTATATGATTGGAGTTTAGCAAGGAATGAGAAAACAAATACATATTCATGGCCATTTGAAGTTGATCTAACTCAATCTCCTCCCATTCTTCAAGAACCTCCTCCTGTACAG tTACCGGAAAATGAAGAACCAACGAGATTACTTGGATACTTCATATTGGCTTGGTTGGTATTGTCGTTCATCTTGTCGAGTGGTCTTAATCGTTGA